A single region of the Saprospiraceae bacterium genome encodes:
- a CDS encoding response regulator transcription factor gives MNISCIIIDDEPLAIKILEKYIATIPYLQLKQSFENPLAAMRYLQKEQIDLIFLDINMPELSGISLVKALPHPPLVIFTTAFPEHAVEGFELAAVDYLVKPFSKERFLKAIHKAGLQLGHSLHQSSSGNHLTIKADKKIYRIPFEEILLCQAYGDYVKIITTDKQLLPKTTLANLSQQLPESRFLRVHRSYLVAWNKVNYLEGNQLKIGQLLVPIGQQYREAVLSRFA, from the coding sequence ATGAATATCAGTTGTATTATCATTGACGATGAGCCTCTAGCCATAAAGATTTTGGAAAAGTACATTGCTACTATTCCTTACCTCCAGCTCAAGCAAAGCTTTGAAAATCCTCTGGCTGCAATGCGGTATTTACAAAAAGAACAAATTGACCTTATTTTTTTAGATATTAATATGCCGGAATTATCTGGCATTAGCCTGGTCAAAGCCTTGCCTCATCCACCCCTTGTGATTTTCACGACAGCCTTCCCCGAACATGCAGTAGAAGGTTTTGAACTGGCTGCAGTCGATTATTTGGTTAAACCTTTTTCAAAGGAGCGCTTCCTAAAGGCCATTCACAAAGCAGGCCTACAGCTAGGCCATTCTCTTCACCAATCGTCATCGGGGAATCACCTTACCATTAAAGCTGATAAAAAAATTTACCGCATTCCATTCGAAGAAATCCTGCTTTGTCAAGCCTATGGAGATTATGTCAAAATCATAACAACCGATAAACAATTATTACCAAAAACTACGCTTGCCAACCTAAGTCAGCAACTTCCTGAGTCACGCTTTCTAAGGGTGCACCGTTCTTACCTTGTGGCGTGGAATAAAGTCAATTACCTGGAGGGAAATCAGTTGAAGATTGGTCAACTGCTGGTTCCCATCGGTCAGCAATACAGAGAGGCTGTGCTGAGTCGCTTCGCCTGA
- a CDS encoding DUF4212 domain-containing protein — protein MSNEKLKAYWKENLWYLFILLTIWFVVSYGFGILLVESLNKVRIGGAKLGFWFAQQGSIYVFVVLIFVYVYLMNRLDKKYGLDE, from the coding sequence ATGTCTAATGAAAAACTAAAGGCCTACTGGAAGGAAAATCTCTGGTACCTTTTTATTCTGCTCACCATTTGGTTTGTGGTATCTTATGGATTTGGAATACTACTGGTTGAATCGTTAAATAAAGTCCGTATAGGAGGAGCCAAGTTAGGATTTTGGTTTGCTCAACAGGGTTCGATCTATGTATTTGTCGTTTTAATTTTTGTCTATGTCTATTTAATGAACAGACTGGATAAAAAATATGGCCTAGACGAGTAA
- a CDS encoding sodium:solute symporter family protein → MSVLTWTYIIVGLTFALYIGIAIWSRAGSTKDFYVAGGGVSPLANGMATAADWMSAASFISMAGLISFMGYDGGVYLMGWTGGYVLLALLLAPYLRKFGKFTVPDFIGDRYYSNVARTVAVICAIIISFTYVAGQMRGVGVVFSRFLEVDINTGVYIGMAIVLFYAVLGGMKGITYTQVAQYCVLIFAYMVPAFFISIAMTGNVIPQFGLLGHITDGSEISLLDKLDMLHQELGFAAYTNGTKSTTDIFCITMALMAGTAGLPHVIVRFFTVPKVRDARMSAGYALLFIAILYTTAPAIAAFARTNLIDTVSNKAYASMPEWFTKWETTKLITHNDKNGDGLIQYVANPELNELTIDQDIMVLANPEIAGLPNWVIALVAAGGLAAALSTAAGLLLVISTAVSRDLIKMQLNPGISEKNELLSARLGAAAAVVVAGYFGIHPPGFVAATVALAFGLAAASFFPAIILGVFDKRMNREGAVSGMVVGISIMLFYMLKFKLGKFGGGTAEDWWFGISPEGFGTIAMLINLSISLVVSRLTPAPPMEVQDIVDNIRVPSGAGKAVDH, encoded by the coding sequence ATGAGTGTTTTAACCTGGACATATATCATAGTAGGACTCACCTTTGCTTTATACATTGGCATTGCCATCTGGTCACGTGCCGGTTCAACCAAGGATTTTTATGTGGCAGGCGGCGGTGTTTCTCCGCTGGCCAACGGCATGGCTACTGCGGCAGATTGGATGTCGGCAGCCTCTTTCATTTCTATGGCTGGTTTGATCAGCTTCATGGGCTATGACGGAGGGGTTTATCTGATGGGATGGACGGGCGGCTACGTTTTGCTAGCCCTTTTGCTAGCCCCATATTTGCGAAAATTCGGGAAGTTTACCGTACCAGATTTCATTGGTGATCGTTATTATTCTAATGTTGCCAGAACGGTTGCTGTGATTTGCGCCATTATCATTTCCTTCACCTATGTGGCAGGACAGATGCGAGGAGTAGGAGTCGTTTTCTCCCGCTTTTTGGAAGTGGATATCAACACGGGGGTATACATAGGTATGGCGATTGTGTTATTCTATGCCGTTTTGGGAGGAATGAAAGGGATTACCTATACCCAGGTGGCCCAATATTGTGTATTAATCTTTGCTTATATGGTGCCAGCCTTTTTCATTTCTATTGCGATGACTGGCAATGTAATTCCTCAATTTGGCCTGTTGGGCCATATAACCGATGGCTCTGAAATATCCCTGCTCGACAAGCTGGATATGCTCCACCAAGAATTGGGATTTGCGGCTTATACTAATGGCACCAAGTCGACCACCGATATCTTTTGCATCACTATGGCCCTGATGGCCGGCACAGCTGGGTTACCACATGTTATCGTTCGGTTTTTCACCGTGCCGAAAGTACGGGATGCGAGGATGTCTGCTGGATATGCGCTGCTGTTTATCGCTATCCTTTACACAACAGCACCAGCGATTGCTGCTTTTGCCCGAACCAACCTCATTGATACGGTTAGTAATAAAGCATATGCAAGCATGCCGGAATGGTTCACCAAATGGGAAACGACCAAACTCATTACCCATAATGATAAAAATGGAGACGGCTTGATTCAATACGTCGCCAATCCTGAGCTCAACGAACTCACGATCGACCAGGACATCATGGTTTTGGCCAACCCTGAGATTGCCGGACTTCCCAATTGGGTGATAGCACTAGTGGCAGCAGGGGGGCTAGCAGCAGCACTTTCTACCGCTGCAGGCTTGTTGTTGGTTATTTCTACAGCGGTTTCTCGGGACCTGATAAAAATGCAATTAAACCCTGGTATTTCTGAAAAAAACGAACTCTTGTCGGCCCGATTAGGCGCCGCTGCTGCGGTGGTAGTCGCAGGCTATTTTGGTATTCATCCGCCTGGTTTTGTTGCGGCCACGGTTGCTTTGGCCTTTGGGTTAGCGGCAGCCTCTTTCTTTCCTGCCATCATTTTGGGTGTTTTCGATAAAAGGATGAACAGGGAAGGTGCCGTTAGTGGCATGGTCGTCGGTATCTCGATCATGCTTTTTTATATGTTAAAATTCAAATTAGGTAAATTTGGTGGTGGAACAGCCGAAGATTGGTGGTTTGGTATTTCACCAGAAGGCTTTGGAACCATTGCTATGCTTATTAATCTA